The following coding sequences lie in one Ostrinia nubilalis chromosome 2, ilOstNubi1.1, whole genome shotgun sequence genomic window:
- the LOC135081556 gene encoding octanoyl-[acyl-carrier-protein]:protein N-octanoyltransferase LIPT2, mitochondrial, with the protein MVKVWKLGLMSYDTAQKIQLAIARKHLDGMVKGVQTNYDTLLLVEHKPVYTVGIRDDTPKNEIVRLQELGAEFRKTNRGGLITFHGPGQLVAYPVINLKHFKTSVKWYVNSLEETVIGMCGDLGIKAKRSPHTGVWVDDNKIAAIGIHASRYVTTHGISLNCDNDLSWFDHIDPCGIEDKGVTSLTKETGVLCSIDKMTPLFLRNFEKVFDCQSDELDTKIKEEILNTVYSKLLVSNA; encoded by the exons ATGGTTAAGGTTTGGAAACTAGGACTGATGAGCTATGATACCGCCCAGAAAATCCAACTGGCTATAGCTCGAAAGCACCTCGATGGAATGGTGAAGGGAGTACAAACCAATTACGATACTCTTCTACTTGTCGAACACAAGCCAGTCTATACCGTGG GTATTAGAGATGATACTCCCAAAAATGAAATAGTACGCCTCCAAGAACTTGGAGCAGAGTTCAGAAAAACAAACCGGGGTGGGCTGATCACCTTCCATGGTCCCGGCCAGCTTGTAGCGTACCCTGTCATAAACTTGAAGCACTTCAAAACTAGTGTCAAGTGGTACGTCAATAGTTTGGAAGAAACGGTCATTGGGATGTGTGGTGATTTAG GTATCAAAGCTAAAAGGTCACCACACACTGGCGTGTGGGTAGATGATAACAAAATAGCTGCCATCGGGATCCATGCCTCCAGGTATGTCACTACACATGGCATATCTCTAAACTGTGATAATGATCTCAGCTGGTTTGACCACATTGATCCTTGTGGTATAGAAGATAAAGGTGTTACCTCTCTCACTAAAGAAACTGGTGTTTTATGCTCTATTGAcaaaatgactccattgttttTACGTAACTTTGAAAAAGTATTTGATTGTCAATCTGATGAACTAGATACAAAGATCAAAGAAGAGATACTCAACACTGTTTATAGCAAATTATTGGTATCAAATGCTTGA